In Bombina bombina isolate aBomBom1 chromosome 6, aBomBom1.pri, whole genome shotgun sequence, a single genomic region encodes these proteins:
- the LOC128664188 gene encoding uncharacterized protein LOC128664188 isoform X3 — MHRSRRSTLPPRRYQSEQEPPAPAKEKIKISVQSISEEDLDIIPPTQYTTVVSAQVHNVEEQGPIDIELAQESPRPQALQTQQANLPLDSVQASFLSAVPPAAMSAVSDLLKNIISAMAAASPGPSVTPAVFPPDPSSQDPDPALTTPSRHRPFTPLIEAPHVATRGPQPGRNMAPVTAPQPSTPGLAPGRTIPEAHAIPGPMLLPPGPSDLLRQPRGPGPTSGVNAMLVTSPEADIGTSGLADSRAVTRTSAPGATPLAGEHREPSLAVGGLSVGGQRGINSASKLRKRTANLNVNPQGHQRGRSIIRGSTRQIASDRGRGTRRVNPSRAMRPLQFIQMGHNANAVQQAAPDVINPHRADSGLVQAAAQPHDIVSNNSLHVNQGNVQSMHVNQNIEHHLPSHHLPSPIGVNAALNGVNVQAAPQGYNTPLVGIHNANGQSLSQLQHPIMLGIQGVQPLDQGIHSPIAATQGAHAHSLNHAQSISQACHNPIVDQQGVNAQTSANGQSVSQGFHTPLHIAHPPLATDNPDTSIGQSARQILSLLQGAIGSQSAAKTRTNTATVMSGADAEVPSSITAGAAATTSTAQQGSSGLALQNQPAGQPVSSMGQGPPAISHARPSWIALLPLVRSSLAPSTWHAYARMWSEWDDFCASRGADAAQGSRDNLHDWLALPPG, encoded by the exons atgcatcgttccaggcgttccactctgcctcccagacgttaccagtcggaacaggaacctcctgcacctgcaaaagaaaaaataaagataagtgttcaatctatttctgaggaggatttagatatcattcccccaactcaatatactactgttgtgtcagcccaggttcataatgtggaagagcagggacctattgatattgagttagctcaggaatcccccagacctcaagcattgcagacccagcaggctaatttaccccttgatagtgtacaggcctcatttttaagtgctgtaccccctgctgctatgtcagcagtttctgacctattgaaaaacataatatccgctatggctgcagcctccccagggcccagtgtgacaccagctgttttccctcctgatccttctagtcaggatccggatcctgctttaactacccccagcaggcatcgccctttcacacctctcattGAGGCACCACACGTGGCAACACGCGGTCCCCAGCCCGGCCGGAACATGGCCCCTGTAACGGCCCCTCAGCCCTCAACACCCGGACTTGCCCCTGGTCGCACCATACCCGAGGCCCATGCCATCCCAGGGCCTATGCTGCTCCCCCCGGGGCCTAGCGATCTCCTTCGCCAGCCGCGTGGTCCGGGTCCGACTTCCGGTGTCAACGCCAtgttagtgacgtcaccggaagcggacatcggcacttccggcttggcagattcccgcgcggtcacaaggacatcggctcccggggcaacgccactcgcaggtgagcaccgagagccgtccttggccgttggcgggttatcagtggggggtcAGAGGGGCATTAACAGCGCAAGCAAACTGCGCAAGCGAACGGCAAATTTGAACGTTAATCCTCAGGGGcatcaaaggggtcgctccatcataagaggtagtaccaggcagatagccagtgataggggtagggggacacgcagagttaacccttccagggcaatgaggccattacagtttatacaaatgggacataacgcaaatgccgttcagcaggccgctcccgacgttattaacccacacagggctgatagtggtttagtgcaagcggccgctcagccgcaTGATATTGTGTCTAATAATAGCCTGCATGTGAATCAAGGCAATGTGCAAAGTATGCATGTTAATCAAAACATTGAGCATCATTTACCGTCTCATCATTTACCATCCCCCATTGGTGTGAATGCGGCTTTGAATGGTGTGAACGTACAAGCAGCTCCTCAGGGATATAATACACCCCTGGTTGGCATACATAATGCGAATGGGCAATCTTTAAGCCAGCTACAACATCCCATTATGTTAGGCATACAAGGAGTACAACCCCTTGATCAGGGTATCCACTCCCCCATTGCAGCCACGCAgggcgctcatgcacactcattaaaccatgcacaatcaataagccaggcatgccataaccctattgtagaccagcagggtgtgaatgctcagacatctgcgaatggacagtcagtgagtcagggatttcatacaccacttcatatagctcatccaccccttgctactgataatccagacacatccattgggcaaagtgctcgccaaattctttctcttttgcagggggcaattggatcacaaagtgcagcaaaaacacggaccaacactgccacagtcatgagtgGGGCGGATGCAGAAGTTCCAAgcagcattacagcaggagcagcagccaccacttccactgcacagcaagggtcttcaggactcgccctccaaaaccagccagcaggccagcccgtttccagcatgggtcagggacctcctgccattagtcacg ctcgtccttcctggatagccttactgccgttggtccgctcctccttagcaccatccacttggcacgcctatgcccgcatgtggtctgaatgggacgatttctgtgcgtccaggggagccgacgctgctcaggggtctagggacaacttacatgattggctg gcactacccccggggtga
- the LOC128664188 gene encoding uncharacterized protein LOC128664188 isoform X1, which yields MHRSRRSTLPPRRYQSEQEPPAPAKEKIKISVQSISEEDLDIIPPTQYTTVVSAQVHNVEEQGPIDIELAQESPRPQALQTQQANLPLDSVQASFLSAVPPAAMSAVSDLLKNIISAMAAASPGPSVTPAVFPPDPSSQDPDPALTTPSRHRPFTPLIEAPHVATRGPQPGRNMAPVTAPQPSTPGLAPGRTIPEAHAIPGPMLLPPGPSDLLRQPRGPGPTSGVNAMLVTSPEADIGTSGLADSRAVTRTSAPGATPLAGEHREPSLAVGGLSVGGQRGINSASKLRKRTANLNVNPQGHQRGRSIIRGSTRQIASDRGRGTRRVNPSRAMRPLQFIQMGHNANAVQQAAPDVINPHRADSGLVQAAAQPHDIVSNNSLHVNQGNVQSMHVNQNIEHHLPSHHLPSPIGVNAALNGVNVQAAPQGYNTPLVGIHNANGQSLSQLQHPIMLGIQGVQPLDQGIHSPIAATQGAHAHSLNHAQSISQACHNPIVDQQGVNAQTSANGQSVSQGFHTPLHIAHPPLATDNPDTSIGQSARQILSLLQGAIGSQSAAKTRTNTATVMSGADAEVPSSITAGAAATTSTAQQGSSGLALQNQPAGQPVSSMGQGPPAISHARPSWIALLPLVRSSLAPSTWHAYARMWSEWDDFCASRGADAAQGSRDNLHDWLVSLHASGARQGAIQSKLAALSFFYRALAIPDPTNSFFIRQVIKGWGRSQQRKIDTREPITRDRLERLLLALDVVCRSDFEALLFKTAFNLAFAAALRVSEVVAPSKQASGAGIQLQHVRAAPDSLLLFLPRSKTDQEGKGTWIPVHPQVNSACCPVNCVNLYLAQRPPGPGQFLVHADGRSLSKFQFGRVLKLAAVQAGLDAGRLAPHSFRIGAATNAAQAGSSCEDIKRIGRWRSNCFRTYVRPIV from the exons atgcatcgttccaggcgttccactctgcctcccagacgttaccagtcggaacaggaacctcctgcacctgcaaaagaaaaaataaagataagtgttcaatctatttctgaggaggatttagatatcattcccccaactcaatatactactgttgtgtcagcccaggttcataatgtggaagagcagggacctattgatattgagttagctcaggaatcccccagacctcaagcattgcagacccagcaggctaatttaccccttgatagtgtacaggcctcatttttaagtgctgtaccccctgctgctatgtcagcagtttctgacctattgaaaaacataatatccgctatggctgcagcctccccagggcccagtgtgacaccagctgttttccctcctgatccttctagtcaggatccggatcctgctttaactacccccagcaggcatcgccctttcacacctctcattGAGGCACCACACGTGGCAACACGCGGTCCCCAGCCCGGCCGGAACATGGCCCCTGTAACGGCCCCTCAGCCCTCAACACCCGGACTTGCCCCTGGTCGCACCATACCCGAGGCCCATGCCATCCCAGGGCCTATGCTGCTCCCCCCGGGGCCTAGCGATCTCCTTCGCCAGCCGCGTGGTCCGGGTCCGACTTCCGGTGTCAACGCCAtgttagtgacgtcaccggaagcggacatcggcacttccggcttggcagattcccgcgcggtcacaaggacatcggctcccggggcaacgccactcgcaggtgagcaccgagagccgtccttggccgttggcgggttatcagtggggggtcAGAGGGGCATTAACAGCGCAAGCAAACTGCGCAAGCGAACGGCAAATTTGAACGTTAATCCTCAGGGGcatcaaaggggtcgctccatcataagaggtagtaccaggcagatagccagtgataggggtagggggacacgcagagttaacccttccagggcaatgaggccattacagtttatacaaatgggacataacgcaaatgccgttcagcaggccgctcccgacgttattaacccacacagggctgatagtggtttagtgcaagcggccgctcagccgcaTGATATTGTGTCTAATAATAGCCTGCATGTGAATCAAGGCAATGTGCAAAGTATGCATGTTAATCAAAACATTGAGCATCATTTACCGTCTCATCATTTACCATCCCCCATTGGTGTGAATGCGGCTTTGAATGGTGTGAACGTACAAGCAGCTCCTCAGGGATATAATACACCCCTGGTTGGCATACATAATGCGAATGGGCAATCTTTAAGCCAGCTACAACATCCCATTATGTTAGGCATACAAGGAGTACAACCCCTTGATCAGGGTATCCACTCCCCCATTGCAGCCACGCAgggcgctcatgcacactcattaaaccatgcacaatcaataagccaggcatgccataaccctattgtagaccagcagggtgtgaatgctcagacatctgcgaatggacagtcagtgagtcagggatttcatacaccacttcatatagctcatccaccccttgctactgataatccagacacatccattgggcaaagtgctcgccaaattctttctcttttgcagggggcaattggatcacaaagtgcagcaaaaacacggaccaacactgccacagtcatgagtgGGGCGGATGCAGAAGTTCCAAgcagcattacagcaggagcagcagccaccacttccactgcacagcaagggtcttcaggactcgccctccaaaaccagccagcaggccagcccgtttccagcatgggtcagggacctcctgccattagtcacg ctcgtccttcctggatagccttactgccgttggtccgctcctccttagcaccatccacttggcacgcctatgcccgcatgtggtctgaatgggacgatttctgtgcgtccaggggagccgacgctgctcaggggtctagggacaacttacatgattggctggtgagtttgcatgcctctggggcccgtcagggggcaatacagtccaaattggccgccctctcatttttctatagggcattagccattcctgacccaaccaattccttttttattaggcaggtgatcaagggttggggcagatcgcagcagcggaaaatagacacgcgcgaacccatcacccgcgaccgcctggagcgtttgctcttggcgctcgacgtggtctgtagatcagattttgaagccctactcttcaaaactgcgtttaatctggcctttgccgccgctcttagagttagtgaggtagtagcaccctccaagcagGCGTCTGGGGCAGGTATACAATTGCAACATGTTAGAGCTGCCCCTGATTCCTTACTTCTTTTTCTGCcgcgatcaaagacagatcaggagggtaagggaacctggatccccgttcaccctcaggtgaacagcgcatgctgcccggttaactgcgttaatctttacctggctcaaaggccgcctggcccggggcaattcctggtccatgcggacggcagatccctttccaaatttcagttcggtAGGGTCCTAAAATTGGCGGCAGTCCAGGCGGGGCTGGACGCTGGCAGACTTGCcccgcactcttttcgcataggggccgcgactaacgctgcgcaagcgggctcctcgtgcgaggacataaaacgtattgggcgttggcggtccaattgtttcagaacctatgtccgtccaattgtttaa
- the LOC128664188 gene encoding uncharacterized protein LOC128664188 isoform X2, with protein sequence MHRSRRSTLPPRRYQSEQEPPAPAKEKIKISVQSISEEDLDIIPPTQYTTVVSAQVHNVEEQGPIDIELAQESPRPQALQTQQANLPLDSVQASFLSAVPPAAMSAVSDLLKNIISAMAAASPGPSVTPAVFPPDPSSQDPDPALTTPSRHRPFTPLIEAPHVATRGPQPGRNMAPVTAPQPSTPGLAPGRTIPEAHAIPGPMLLPPGPSDLLRQPRGPGPTSGVNAMLVTSPEADIGTSGLADSRAVTRTSAPGATPLAGEHREPSLAVGGLSVGGQRGINSASKLRKRTANLNVNPQGHQRGRSIIRGSTRQIASDRGRGTRRVNPSRAMRPLQFIQMGHNANAVQQAAPDVINPHRADSGLVQAAAQPHDIVSNNSLHVNQGNVQSMHVNQNIEHHLPSHHLPSPIGVNAALNGVNVQAAPQGYNTPLVGIHNANGQSLSQLQHPIMLGIQGVQPLDQGIHSPIAATQGAHAHSLNHAQSISQACHNPIVDQQGVNAQTSANGQSVSQGFHTPLHIAHPPLATDNPDTSIGQSARQILSLLQGAIGSQSAAKTRTNTATVMSGADAEVPSSITAGAAATTSTAQQGSSGLALQNQPAGQPVSSMGQGPPAISHGTTPGVKRIWIVGHSFVHWASLRCASLPFGQSLGLPTNKASVRWLGDRGMCWPQLAGTISEALVRWGKPHIIILHLGGNDVGAIPVLQLIKVMQADIGWLRVRIPGVMIGWSHIIPRLHWRHMSAHTAAYRVRKKINASVAKTVTGSGGFVVRHEAISADRTELYRRDKVHLSDVGLDLFIGDIQRALLPLL encoded by the exons atgcatcgttccaggcgttccactctgcctcccagacgttaccagtcggaacaggaacctcctgcacctgcaaaagaaaaaataaagataagtgttcaatctatttctgaggaggatttagatatcattcccccaactcaatatactactgttgtgtcagcccaggttcataatgtggaagagcagggacctattgatattgagttagctcaggaatcccccagacctcaagcattgcagacccagcaggctaatttaccccttgatagtgtacaggcctcatttttaagtgctgtaccccctgctgctatgtcagcagtttctgacctattgaaaaacataatatccgctatggctgcagcctccccagggcccagtgtgacaccagctgttttccctcctgatccttctagtcaggatccggatcctgctttaactacccccagcaggcatcgccctttcacacctctcattGAGGCACCACACGTGGCAACACGCGGTCCCCAGCCCGGCCGGAACATGGCCCCTGTAACGGCCCCTCAGCCCTCAACACCCGGACTTGCCCCTGGTCGCACCATACCCGAGGCCCATGCCATCCCAGGGCCTATGCTGCTCCCCCCGGGGCCTAGCGATCTCCTTCGCCAGCCGCGTGGTCCGGGTCCGACTTCCGGTGTCAACGCCAtgttagtgacgtcaccggaagcggacatcggcacttccggcttggcagattcccgcgcggtcacaaggacatcggctcccggggcaacgccactcgcaggtgagcaccgagagccgtccttggccgttggcgggttatcagtggggggtcAGAGGGGCATTAACAGCGCAAGCAAACTGCGCAAGCGAACGGCAAATTTGAACGTTAATCCTCAGGGGcatcaaaggggtcgctccatcataagaggtagtaccaggcagatagccagtgataggggtagggggacacgcagagttaacccttccagggcaatgaggccattacagtttatacaaatgggacataacgcaaatgccgttcagcaggccgctcccgacgttattaacccacacagggctgatagtggtttagtgcaagcggccgctcagccgcaTGATATTGTGTCTAATAATAGCCTGCATGTGAATCAAGGCAATGTGCAAAGTATGCATGTTAATCAAAACATTGAGCATCATTTACCGTCTCATCATTTACCATCCCCCATTGGTGTGAATGCGGCTTTGAATGGTGTGAACGTACAAGCAGCTCCTCAGGGATATAATACACCCCTGGTTGGCATACATAATGCGAATGGGCAATCTTTAAGCCAGCTACAACATCCCATTATGTTAGGCATACAAGGAGTACAACCCCTTGATCAGGGTATCCACTCCCCCATTGCAGCCACGCAgggcgctcatgcacactcattaaaccatgcacaatcaataagccaggcatgccataaccctattgtagaccagcagggtgtgaatgctcagacatctgcgaatggacagtcagtgagtcagggatttcatacaccacttcatatagctcatccaccccttgctactgataatccagacacatccattgggcaaagtgctcgccaaattctttctcttttgcagggggcaattggatcacaaagtgcagcaaaaacacggaccaacactgccacagtcatgagtgGGGCGGATGCAGAAGTTCCAAgcagcattacagcaggagcagcagccaccacttccactgcacagcaagggtcttcaggactcgccctccaaaaccagccagcaggccagcccgtttccagcatgggtcagggacctcctgccattagtcacg gcactacccccggggtgaagcgaatctggattgtgggccactcctttgtccactgggcctccctacgctgtgcgtccctcccatttggccaatccctaggtctccctaccaacaaggcatccgttaggtggttgggtgatagggggatgtgctggccccaattagcaggaaccatatccgaggccctggtacgctgggggaagcctcacattattattcttcacctagggggtaacgatgtgggggccataccagttttacagttgattaaggttatgcaggcagacattgggtggctaagagtacgcatcccgggggtcatgatagggtggtcccatataataccccgtctccactggaggcatatgtcggcccatacggcggcataccgggttaggaagaagatcaatgcgtctgtagcgaaaaccgtcactgggtcaggtggcttcgtggtacggcacgaagccatttcggctgatagaaccgagctatatagaagggataaagttcacctttctgatgtggggctggatttattcataggggacattcagagagctctgttacccctcctgtaa